From Acidimicrobiales bacterium, a single genomic window includes:
- a CDS encoding HAD family hydrolase: MLPTLRPLKVVAPAVRRAAEVRTDPGEAWVAADRAAARARLVAVTALTLAAVAVSLVGIAWLPLVLAAPVVVWAAAPVHRRAWDDLRRATPSVDLAASLAIVASFPWSTAVSVVLAWLAVATNPPTQPVRKRRDARGLPAGWQPRRVVAPEERAVSVLVPLTLVAAAASGFWLAAGAPLPVAAATATSVLLLAGPSGLLLARRVDGEAAALAAQVDTVVLRRTGVLTTGQPWLVDVALAADADPDHILWLVGSLARRSPHPVAHAVVAAAERRGLPLAEVELLVDRPGLGVRGVVDGTIVVAGRERFVTAWARELPEHLATARTAAETAGQIALLVGWDDAVRAVLVVGDPPRPTAADAVAALTALGIEPVLACGDDRLAATAMADAVGVTKVVPLVLPEATAGVVAQLRQDGRIVATAASERDTPADVLVEPDLWAAVDALRRARVVTRLTRQNVALAVGLNLAALPLAVLGRLGPTPALVLAVVSAAAVGLNGLRIRRLGSVRPPAHRLAR; the protein is encoded by the coding sequence ATGCTCCCCACCCTGCGACCCCTGAAGGTCGTCGCTCCTGCGGTGCGCCGCGCGGCCGAGGTGCGCACCGACCCCGGCGAGGCGTGGGTCGCCGCGGACCGGGCCGCCGCCCGGGCCCGGCTGGTGGCGGTCACGGCGCTGACGTTGGCGGCGGTCGCCGTGTCGCTGGTGGGCATCGCCTGGCTGCCGCTGGTCCTGGCGGCACCGGTCGTCGTCTGGGCCGCGGCGCCCGTCCACCGGCGGGCCTGGGACGACCTCCGCCGGGCAACCCCCTCGGTGGACCTCGCCGCCTCGCTCGCCATCGTGGCGTCGTTCCCCTGGTCGACCGCCGTCTCGGTCGTCCTCGCCTGGCTCGCCGTGGCGACCAACCCGCCGACGCAGCCCGTCCGGAAGCGGCGGGACGCCCGGGGCCTGCCGGCCGGCTGGCAACCGCGGCGGGTGGTGGCGCCGGAGGAGCGGGCCGTGTCGGTGCTGGTGCCCCTCACCCTGGTCGCCGCGGCGGCGTCGGGGTTCTGGCTGGCCGCCGGGGCACCGCTGCCGGTCGCCGCGGCCACCGCGACCAGCGTCCTCCTGCTCGCCGGTCCCAGTGGCCTCCTCCTTGCCCGGCGGGTCGACGGCGAGGCGGCGGCGCTGGCGGCCCAGGTCGACACGGTGGTGCTCCGCCGGACCGGGGTGCTCACCACGGGACAGCCCTGGCTCGTCGACGTGGCGCTAGCCGCCGACGCCGATCCCGACCACATCCTCTGGCTGGTCGGGTCGTTGGCGCGGCGCAGCCCGCACCCGGTGGCGCACGCCGTCGTGGCGGCTGCCGAGCGGCGGGGGCTGCCGCTGGCCGAGGTCGAGCTCCTCGTCGATCGCCCCGGCCTGGGCGTACGGGGCGTGGTCGACGGCACGATCGTGGTGGCGGGCCGGGAGCGCTTCGTCACCGCCTGGGCCCGGGAGCTGCCCGAGCACCTGGCCACGGCCCGGACCGCCGCCGAGACCGCCGGGCAGATCGCCCTGCTCGTCGGGTGGGACGACGCGGTGCGCGCCGTGCTGGTGGTGGGCGACCCGCCCCGCCCGACCGCCGCCGACGCCGTGGCCGCGCTGACCGCGCTCGGGATCGAGCCGGTGCTGGCGTGCGGCGACGACCGTCTGGCGGCCACCGCCATGGCCGACGCCGTGGGCGTCACGAAGGTGGTCCCGCTGGTGCTGCCGGAAGCGACCGCCGGGGTCGTCGCTCAGCTCCGCCAGGACGGGCGCATCGTCGCGACGGCGGCCTCCGAACGCGACACCCCTGCCGACGTGCTCGTCGAGCCCGACCTGTGGGCCGCCGTCGACGCCCTGCGCCGGGCCCGTGTCGTCACCCGCCTGACCCGGCAGAACGTGGCGCTCGCCGTCGGTCTGAACCTCGCCGCCCTCCCGCTCGCCGTGCTGGGCCGCCTCGGCCCCACCCCAGCGCTCGTCCTCGCCGTGGTGTCGGCCGCCGCGGTCGGACTGAACGGCCTACGGATCCGGCGCCTCGGGTCGGTGCGACCGCCGGCCCACCGGCTCGCCCGCTGA
- a CDS encoding Fur family transcriptional regulator, protein MPAPQVDAVLQHMRERGGRVTTALRGVVQVLAETEEHLTAADLADAVQQAHPAIHVSTIYRALDRLAEAGMVTHLHVGHGPTVYHLHGDHHGHLVCGRCGAVRDVPTAVMQPVTRRVARDYGFAVEPSHLALGGLCSDCAAAAASATSAGEPVGRRSHRPEAPDP, encoded by the coding sequence ATGCCAGCCCCACAGGTCGACGCCGTGCTGCAGCACATGCGCGAGCGCGGCGGCCGGGTCACGACGGCGTTGCGGGGCGTCGTCCAGGTGCTGGCCGAGACCGAGGAGCACCTGACGGCGGCCGACCTCGCCGACGCGGTGCAGCAGGCGCACCCGGCGATCCACGTGTCGACGATCTACCGGGCGCTCGACCGGTTGGCCGAGGCGGGCATGGTCACCCACCTGCACGTCGGCCACGGGCCGACCGTGTACCACCTGCACGGTGACCACCACGGCCACCTGGTGTGCGGCCGCTGCGGTGCCGTGCGCGACGTGCCCACCGCGGTGATGCAGCCGGTGACCCGGCGGGTCGCCCGCGACTACGGCTTCGCCGTCGAGCCCAGCCACCTCGCCCTGGGCGGCCTCTGCTCCGACTGCGCCGCGGCCGCGGCGTCGGCCACGTCAGCGGGCGAGCCGGTGGGCCGGCGGTCGCACCGACCCGAGGCGCCGGATCCGTAG